One genomic segment of Scylla paramamosain isolate STU-SP2022 chromosome 9, ASM3559412v1, whole genome shotgun sequence includes these proteins:
- the LOC135103260 gene encoding uncharacterized protein LOC135103260 encodes MNTGAHHTLFNDLCADEKKFFNYFRMSKPSFEELLSYVRRDITGTTTNMRECIAPDEKLDVTLSGKLVMAVEAGRWEVPDAESAVAIVGTPVEPGAYGKSSDSTVFKESKFFRKLENQTLNVPAPQESYSGFGTHMPFIFVADEAFGLSQHIVRPYAGKFLSQKKRIFNYRLSRAHRLIECSFGILANKWRIFHRPLNVSLSLAEDIIKACCVLHNFVRDRDGVRIEDTLIWNLLQGQLQDLPAI; translated from the exons ATGAACACAGGAGCGCATCATACACTTTTCAATGATTTGTGTGCTGATGAAAAGAAGTTTTTCAACTATTTTCGTATGAGCAAGCCGTCATTTGAAGAACTTCTCAGCTACGTCAGGAGAGACATCACAGGAACTACCACAAACATGAGAGAATGCATTGCACCAGACGAGAAGCTTGATGTAACTTTGAG TGGAAAACTGGTGATGGCTGTGGAGGCTGGTAGATGGGAGGTGCCTGATGCTGAAAGTGCTGTGGCCATTGTTGGTACACCTGTTGAGCCTG GTGCATATGGGAAGTCTTCTGACTCAACTGTGTTCAAGGAGAGTAAATTTTTCAGGAAACTTGAAAATCAAACCCTGAATGTTCCTGCTCCACAAGAATCGTACTCAGGCTTTGGAACACACATGCCTTTTATATTTGTGGCTGACGAAGCTTTTGGACTATCACAACACATTGTGCGCCCATATGCTGGTAAATTTTTGAGTCAAAAGAAACGCATCTTCAATTACAGACTTTCACGAGCCCACAGACTCATTGAATGCTCATTTGGAATCCTTGCAAACAAATGGCGCATCTTCCATCGACCACTCAATGTAAGCCTATCACTGGCAGAGGACATCATCAAGGCGTGTTGTGTTTTGCATAATTTTGTAAGAGACAGAGATGGCGTTCGAATTGAGGATACTTTGATATGGAACCTGCTGCAGGGCCAACTTCAAGACTTGCCAGCCATTTGA
- the LOC135103261 gene encoding uncharacterized protein LOC135103261, producing MVEKLNTEDLICEIEKLPALWDPSCEGYANKIEKQNCWNAIMTPPHHVITYSHHVTTTYPHHHTMSPPPTHTLSPPPTHTNTPRYHPHLVTTIHPRHHTMSSATPCHHHPPTPPHHVTTHTIV from the exons ATGGTGGAGAAGCTGAACACGGAGGACCTCAtttgtgaaatagaaaaactacCAGCACTATGGGACCCATCTTGTGAGGGATAtgcaaataagatagaaaagcagAACTGCTGGAATGCAATAATG acaccaccacaccatgtcATCACCTACTCACACcatgtcaccaccacctacccacaccaccacaccatgtcaccaccacctacccacaccttgtcaccaccacccactcacaccaacacaccacgtTATCACCCACACCTTGTCACCACCATTCACCCACGTCACCATACCATGTCATCAGCCAcaccttgtcaccaccacccacccacaccaccacaccatgtcaccacccacaccattgTCTAG